The genomic stretch AAATTATTCTGTGCCTGCGCGAGTCGCATCCCCGAAAAAGATTGTTTCAGGGGACGCGCGAGATACACAACTTCAAAATCCTGCTGCCAAAAATGACGATCTCGGCGACATTGAAAAAAGGCTTGAGGAGATTAGGAGGAAATTGAAGGAGTGATAAACAATTCGCGCATTATGCGAACTATTTTTTCATTATCTTTTCTAGCGAATTTTTGTGCTCAATTATGCAAAAATTTATGAATCCGTCAATGCTTCCGCTTCTTCCGGCTTCAAGAAATCCGAAGTATTCGTTTCTTTTTTTAGGGTCAAAAACAAACAAAGGAAATCCGGCTTTTAATAGAATCCATGAATGGAGCAATCGCGCCATCCTGCCGTTTCCGTCGGCAAAGGGATGTATGCTTGCAAAAACAAAATGCGCAATTGATGCAAGGACAACAGGATTTAACGGTTTCTTCGTAAAATTTATGAGCGCAGCCATGCTAAAATCAATTTCCAGTTTTGATGACGGCAGTTTTGTATTGAAGCCCGCAATTCTTTTGGTTCCGTAGTAAAACTCACCGGGACGCTCAAGAATATTCGTCATCATTATCCGGTGCATCTGCTTAATATCTTCTATATTAACATCTTTTTTGCAGATTAAGAAATCATCTCGTTCGTCTTCGCTCATTTTGAGCCATTCACCAAATTCATTGGGATCGAAAGCTTGAAAATCTTTGATTTTCATGACTCGAAGCTTTTTTATTTTATTGTCTGCGTTATCCAGCAATAAAAAAAGCTCATTTATCGCGCTTCTTGCATTCAATATTTCAGTTACTTCCCGCGGCGTCAATTTTACAGGAAAGTCGCCAAAAACCCGCTCCACATCATCTTCTGTTGCAGTATTTCCTTCTGTTACTGTGGTAGAATGCACATGAAGGCTTATTGTGGCGCTTACAAGCTTCTTTGAATGTATCTGTGGAATAGTTGATGTGTCGAATTGCCGCTCAAACGCCTTAAAAGACATGTCCAGAAATTGCGCGTAGAAAAATGTCAAGTCAGTAAGATTTGCCTTAAGCAGCATCGGCTTCTTTTTTAGGGTGGATAGAAATCCGCTTTCATCCAATACTTTGATGTATTTAAACAGCGTTGGTTTCGAAAGCCCTGTTTTGGCCATCAAATCTTTCAGTTCCAAAGAGCCGCGTTCAAAAAGCGTTTTGAATATTAGCACGGATTTTTCATCAAGCAGCGCGCGGTAGTCTTTTTCTCTCAGTTTTGCCCAATATAAAAAAGCCATGCAATCAGACACCTTTGGATTTTCGGTGTTTATTTTTGCGCCAATTACAAAGCCATCTTCCTTAAGCTCGCTAAGTTTTTTGGAAATCGCGCGCTCCGAAACGTTCTCGAATAAAATGTTTCCTTTCAAAAACCGGATTAATTCGCTTTTTTCCGGCGCCTCCATCTGCGACAGATAAAGAAGCACGTCGTATTTTGTTAATGCAGCCATATAATTTCACTTCAGTCGTTTCGCTCGTTCAAGGCTTTTTCAAGCAACGCTTGAAAAGCTTGGTACAAAGCATCATATCTTGAGCTTTGCTCAGGAATAGTAAAATATAGGGGTATTTTTGTTTATAAAGTTTCTCATTTTTACACTGTTTTTTTACTATATGAGACAATAGTAAAGAATGTGAACCGAAAATGCAGATTATATTTATCAATTCAATAGATGGCATTGGTTATTCGAGAAAAATCAGAAGGCGCGCGAATTAAAAGCGCAGGTTGAGGGTTTTGAAGTCATAAAACCGCTTTGCGACTGCGGACTAAAGTCCGCGGCTTGTTCTGGTTTTAAGCCGTTTCAAAGTCTCGCTCCGCGACTCTCGTGCGGAGTTTCAACATTTGAAAGTAATGATGCAATCATTTCTTCTCCACAGGCTTTTCGCTCCATTTTGAAAAATAAAGTATTCCCACAACGCAGATTATTGTTGTAAGGAACGCTGCAATAAGCCGGATGTTGTAAGTATCTCCAACCAGACCGAAATCAATAATCAGCTTGTCAACCGCTTCTGTTATCACATCTCGCCAGACAAGCGCGATTATGAATGCGAATGCCGCAACAATGGCACTGCCGATGTTTTTTCGAACTTCCTTGCGAAGCTTTTCGGCCTTGCCAAAGACTGCATTCACAGGAACGTCTACGATTTCCTTTTTTTCCGGTTTCGGCATAGAATATATTTGCGCAAACACCTATTTATATCAGGATAGGCTTTTAAAAATAAAAAACAATAAAATATATTCCAAGGAATGATTATTATGTCCGAAGACCAAGGAATT from Nanoarchaeota archaeon encodes the following:
- a CDS encoding Fic family protein, translated to MAALTKYDVLLYLSQMEAPEKSELIRFLKGNILFENVSERAISKKLSELKEDGFVIGAKINTENPKVSDCMAFLYWAKLREKDYRALLDEKSVLIFKTLFERGSLELKDLMAKTGLSKPTLFKYIKVLDESGFLSTLKKKPMLLKANLTDLTFFYAQFLDMSFKAFERQFDTSTIPQIHSKKLVSATISLHVHSTTVTEGNTATEDDVERVFGDFPVKLTPREVTEILNARSAINELFLLLDNADNKIKKLRVMKIKDFQAFDPNEFGEWLKMSEDERDDFLICKKDVNIEDIKQMHRIMMTNILERPGEFYYGTKRIAGFNTKLPSSKLEIDFSMAALINFTKKPLNPVVLASIAHFVFASIHPFADGNGRMARLLHSWILLKAGFPLFVFDPKKRNEYFGFLEAGRSGSIDGFINFCIIEHKNSLEKIMKK